In Eriocheir sinensis breed Jianghai 21 chromosome 17, ASM2467909v1, whole genome shotgun sequence, one genomic interval encodes:
- the LOC126999832 gene encoding FK506-binding protein 5-like isoform X1 — MVSDEADIESLGSSDVMVLDQEGKALDEETDLSLASSPSLPEDLPAIKPDTQYRHTPQRDLNSRLNVVVALTLACVLGLGLGHFLGWSSRSMWQENLNSAQVRRLRELQDDLLSCINSPPEVEPESGGPEYLPATTFIPVLAEAEAESTPNVETFVESLVVPLEEAGVVLGSGQQQHHHQGEIHHTYHRHVHTESMEPTFATLDLLYGSSDPAPAIPREQEARIHSGLPELSSATTAPEDEIVYPLPQPVLPTKTVEPTINEETAPTASPSNTLPPIEINPEHESIPTEEQEQQPIVQFAKVSEEEDVPPPVTLENSQIMEALNVENEELSTEITRLQHENLSPIKISGKDGKDARNLRERITRLLEDNEELRVAVLRQQFDALPEGDTKAFNDALATNFKLRVSVGKLTHLVPDLTALKESANDLQKENQELQKQVGKLRYQEQPLPQELNVVAREVENLKKVVDEASKKKKVPPNYENAKLYLTYMSQVLQTLHDFHEGGLVEKLDVATDVFEGLVPGNVKPSASIQQKLHSVRGKFRQLMASLGSKWEKIKELSRPQHLTQVSQDTLGKMNRVIVNVVNKMKDIGQVSIMKRGKASLESTAATLAQSLAALGEQFDKTWKNLESEVEAEEKGNSDQLLIEVEDEVQTEEEETAVEDTEGGAEDRAPRDAGDEASKTSTNVPNKSKKVAGKSGGSGGGGKGGGGKGGGGGGRGGGRDGGDDKTDPEEKESTEEKAVKKKEEKPDARRDRSRRSRKSEKEEKKEKKEEQKEKKAKEKEEKAKKKKDKENKKSKKEKDESKKSKKSKDKEGSSQKKVEEQSRKSPEEDDKRYHKGQYNKYDKKQQQHLDDEDDDVDTDDSKSDDEGKLTRKLHTKKHIPDDDDDDDDDDDDKYKRKHQQKVIQKDNKYAEDDDVDDDDEEDKKKGLLRHWEKPSRKNYRREYPGPKKAFIRRRGKNSTVNFRDEDGEWMGRRATGREVRRKEEKKADWVFERAKHRSHKREEEHKAEWLFERARDRKEKRIGGGVEDQRDGKLGSYEKNGHNKHEGYQAKRRYVRFDDDDDDDDFDEKDYEFYHQHHHHHHHHHEERGRREHKHHDNKGKREWVIPNFSATGKTFYH, encoded by the exons GGTGGTCAAGCCGCTCCATGTGGCAGGAAAACCTCAACTCTGCTCAGGTACGTAGGTTGCGAGAGCTTCAAGATGACTTGCTGTCCTGCATAAACTCACCCCCCGAGGTAGAGCCGGAGTCAGGGGGACCAGAGTACCTCCCAGCCACCACATTCATTCCCGTCCTGGCCGAGGCAGAGGCTGAGAGTACCCCAAATGTGGAGACCTTTGTGGAGTCCCTTGTGGTGCCCTTGGAGGAGGCTGGGGTGGTACTTGGCTCTggacagcagcagcaccaccaccagggagAAATCCATCACACGTACCACAGACACGTACACACAGAGTCAATGGAGCCCACATTTGCAACCCTCGACCTCCTGTACGGCTCATCGGACCCTGCTCCTGCTATACCTCGGGAGCAGGAAGCCAGGATACACTCTGGTCTCCCTGAACTTTCTTCGGCTACCACTGCACCAGAGGATGAAATAGTCTATCCTTTACCTCAACCTGTGCTACCTACAAAGACAGTGGAGCCGACCATTAATGAGGAGACAGCCCCCACAGCTTCCCCTAGTAACACCTTACCTCCCATAGAGATTAACCCAGAGCATGAGAGCATACCcacggaggagcaggagcagcagcCCATCGTTCAGTTTGCCAAGGTCTCAGAGGAGGAAGATGTCCCCCCTCCTGTAACACTAGAGAACTCACAG ATCATGGAGGCGCTGAATGTGGAGAATGAGGAGCTGAGTACTGAGATAACTCGGCTTCAGCATGAAAATCTGTCTCCAATTAAAA TCAgcgggaaggatggaaaggacgCTAGAAACTTACGAGAGAGAATCACACGGCTGCTGGAGGACAACGAGGAGCTGCGTGTGGCCGTCCTGAGGCAGCAGTTTGACGCCCTGCCGGAGGGAGACACCAAGGCCTTCAACGATGCTCTCGCCACCAACTTCAAGCTCAGGGTGTCCGTCGGGAAGCTAAC GCACCTTGTCCCTGATCTCACTGCCCTGAAAGAGTCCGCCAATGATCTCCAGAAGGAAAATCAGGAACTCCAGAAGCAAGTTGGAAAGCTGCGATATCAGGAG CAACCACTGCCTCAGGAGCTAAATGTTGTGGCCAGGGAGGTGGAGAACTTGAAGAAGGTTGTTGATGAAGcttcaaagaaaaagaaagttccCCCTAACTATGAGAATGCCAAGCTGTACCTCACCTACATGTCTCAG GTCCTGCAGACTCTCCATGATTTCCATGAGGGAGGCTTAGTGGAGAAGCTGGATGTGGCCACTGATGTGTTTGAGGGGCTCGTGCCTGGCAATGTGAAGCCGTCTGCTTCT ATTCAGCAGAAGTTGCATTCTGTGCGTGGCAAGTTCAGGCAGCTGATGGCTTCTCTGGGGTCAAAGTGGGAGAAG ATAAAAGAGCTGAGTCGGCCCCAGCACCTGACCCAGGTGAGCCAAGACACCCTGGGCAAGATGAACCGCGTGATTGTTAATGTGGTCAACAAGATGAAGGACATTGGGCAGGTCAGCATCATGAAGAGGGGCAAGGCCTCCCTGGAGAGCACAGCAGCCACCCTGGCCCAGAGCCTGGCTGCCCTTGGCGAACAGTTTGACAAGACCTGGAAGAACCTGGAG AGTGAAgttgaagcagaagaaaaaggcaaCAGTGACCAACTCTTGATAGAAGTTGAAGACGAAGTCCaaactgaggaagaggaaactgcTGTGGAGGATACAGAAGGAGGTGCTGAGGACAGAGCGCCGAGAGATGCAGGAGATGAAGCCTCCAAGACCTCAACCAACGTCCCCAACAAGTCCAAGAAGGTAGCCGGTAAGAGTGGAGgatcaggtggaggaggaaaaggaggaggaggaaaaggaggaggaggaggaggaagaggtggcggaagagatggaggagatgacAAGACTGACcccgaggaaaaggaaagtaccGAGGAAAAGgcagtgaagaaaaaggaagaaaaacccgATGCCAGGCGTGACAGGTCGAGGAGGAGCCGAAAgagcgagaaggaggagaagaaggaaaagaaggaggagcagaaggagaagaaggcaaaggagaaggaggagaaggcgaagaagaagaaggataaggagaacaagaagtcgaagaaggagaaagacgagagcaagaagagtaaaaagagcaAGGACAAGGAAGGGTCCAGCCAGAAGAAGGTTGAGGAACAGTCCAGAAAGAGTCCCGAGGAGGATGATAAGAGGTACCACAAGGGACAATACAATAAATACGacaagaagcagcagcagcaccttgacgacgaagatgatgatgttgataccGATGACAGCAAAAGCGACGACGAGGGGAAACTCACGAGGAAACTCCACACGAAGAAACATATTcccgacgatgatgacgatgacgatgatgacgatgatgacaagTACAAGCGAAAGCACCAACAGAAAGTGATTCAAAAGGATAACAAATACGCTGAGgacgatgatgttgatgatgatgatgaagaagacaaaaagaaggggCTGCTGCGACACTGGGAGAAACCGTCGAGGAAAAACTACCGAAGGGAATATCCGGGCCCCAAAAAAGCCTTCATCCGCAGACGGGGTAAGAATTCAACTGTTAACTTtagggatgaggatggggagtgGATGGGGAGGCGGGCAACGGGCAGGGAGGTAAggcggaaggaggagaaaaaggcggACTGGGTATTTGAACGAGCGAAGCACCGTAGTcacaagagggaggaggagcacaagGCAGAGTGGCTGTTTGAGCGCGccagggacaggaaggagaagcGGATCGGAGGTGGAGTAGAGGATCAGAGGGACGGGAAATTGGGGAGTTACGAGAAAAATGGCCACAACAAGCATGAAGGTTACCAGGCTAAGCGACGCTATGTTCGGtttgacgacgatgatgatgatgatgattttgatgaGAAGGATTATGAGTtctaccatcagcaccaccaccatcaccatcaccaccatgaggaaagggggagaagggagcacAAACACCATGAtaataaggggaagagagaatgggttaTCCCGAACTTTAGTGCAACAGGGAAGACCTTCTACCATTAG
- the LOC126999832 gene encoding FK506-binding protein 5-like isoform X2, with translation MVSDEADIESLGSSDVMVLDQEGKALDEETDLSLASSPSLPEDLPAIKPDTQYRHTPQRDLNSRLNVVVALTLACVLGLGLGHFLGLVALSGDETSKGWSSRSMWQENLNSAQVRRLRELQDDLLSCINSPPEVEPESGGPEYLPATTFIPVLAEAEAESTPNVETFVESLVVPLEEAGVVLGSGQQQHHHQGEIHHTYHRHVHTESMEPTFATLDLLYGSSDPAPAIPREQEARIHSGLPELSSATTAPEDEIVYPLPQPVLPTKTVEPTINEETAPTASPSNTLPPIEINPEHESIPTEEQEQQPIVQFAKVSEEEDVPPPVTLENSQIMEALNVENEELSTEITRLQHENLSPIKISGKDGKDARNLRERITRLLEDNEELRVAVLRQQFDALPEGDTKAFNDALATNFKLRVSVGKLTHLVPDLTALKESANDLQKENQELQKQVGKLRYQEQPLPQELNVVAREVENLKKVVDEASKKKKVPPNYENAKLYLTYMSQIQQKLHSVRGKFRQLMASLGSKWEKIKELSRPQHLTQVSQDTLGKMNRVIVNVVNKMKDIGQVSIMKRGKASLESTAATLAQSLAALGEQFDKTWKNLESEVEAEEKGNSDQLLIEVEDEVQTEEEETAVEDTEGGAEDRAPRDAGDEASKTSTNVPNKSKKVAGKSGGSGGGGKGGGGKGGGGGGRGGGRDGGDDKTDPEEKESTEEKAVKKKEEKPDARRDRSRRSRKSEKEEKKEKKEEQKEKKAKEKEEKAKKKKDKENKKSKKEKDESKKSKKSKDKEGSSQKKVEEQSRKSPEEDDKRYHKGQYNKYDKKQQQHLDDEDDDVDTDDSKSDDEGKLTRKLHTKKHIPDDDDDDDDDDDDKYKRKHQQKVIQKDNKYAEDDDVDDDDEEDKKKGLLRHWEKPSRKNYRREYPGPKKAFIRRRGKNSTVNFRDEDGEWMGRRATGREVRRKEEKKADWVFERAKHRSHKREEEHKAEWLFERARDRKEKRIGGGVEDQRDGKLGSYEKNGHNKHEGYQAKRRYVRFDDDDDDDDFDEKDYEFYHQHHHHHHHHHEERGRREHKHHDNKGKREWVIPNFSATGKTFYH, from the exons GACTAGTGGCTCTGTCAGGAGATGAAACATCAAAAG GGTGGTCAAGCCGCTCCATGTGGCAGGAAAACCTCAACTCTGCTCAGGTACGTAGGTTGCGAGAGCTTCAAGATGACTTGCTGTCCTGCATAAACTCACCCCCCGAGGTAGAGCCGGAGTCAGGGGGACCAGAGTACCTCCCAGCCACCACATTCATTCCCGTCCTGGCCGAGGCAGAGGCTGAGAGTACCCCAAATGTGGAGACCTTTGTGGAGTCCCTTGTGGTGCCCTTGGAGGAGGCTGGGGTGGTACTTGGCTCTggacagcagcagcaccaccaccagggagAAATCCATCACACGTACCACAGACACGTACACACAGAGTCAATGGAGCCCACATTTGCAACCCTCGACCTCCTGTACGGCTCATCGGACCCTGCTCCTGCTATACCTCGGGAGCAGGAAGCCAGGATACACTCTGGTCTCCCTGAACTTTCTTCGGCTACCACTGCACCAGAGGATGAAATAGTCTATCCTTTACCTCAACCTGTGCTACCTACAAAGACAGTGGAGCCGACCATTAATGAGGAGACAGCCCCCACAGCTTCCCCTAGTAACACCTTACCTCCCATAGAGATTAACCCAGAGCATGAGAGCATACCcacggaggagcaggagcagcagcCCATCGTTCAGTTTGCCAAGGTCTCAGAGGAGGAAGATGTCCCCCCTCCTGTAACACTAGAGAACTCACAG ATCATGGAGGCGCTGAATGTGGAGAATGAGGAGCTGAGTACTGAGATAACTCGGCTTCAGCATGAAAATCTGTCTCCAATTAAAA TCAgcgggaaggatggaaaggacgCTAGAAACTTACGAGAGAGAATCACACGGCTGCTGGAGGACAACGAGGAGCTGCGTGTGGCCGTCCTGAGGCAGCAGTTTGACGCCCTGCCGGAGGGAGACACCAAGGCCTTCAACGATGCTCTCGCCACCAACTTCAAGCTCAGGGTGTCCGTCGGGAAGCTAAC GCACCTTGTCCCTGATCTCACTGCCCTGAAAGAGTCCGCCAATGATCTCCAGAAGGAAAATCAGGAACTCCAGAAGCAAGTTGGAAAGCTGCGATATCAGGAG CAACCACTGCCTCAGGAGCTAAATGTTGTGGCCAGGGAGGTGGAGAACTTGAAGAAGGTTGTTGATGAAGcttcaaagaaaaagaaagttccCCCTAACTATGAGAATGCCAAGCTGTACCTCACCTACATGTCTCAG ATTCAGCAGAAGTTGCATTCTGTGCGTGGCAAGTTCAGGCAGCTGATGGCTTCTCTGGGGTCAAAGTGGGAGAAG ATAAAAGAGCTGAGTCGGCCCCAGCACCTGACCCAGGTGAGCCAAGACACCCTGGGCAAGATGAACCGCGTGATTGTTAATGTGGTCAACAAGATGAAGGACATTGGGCAGGTCAGCATCATGAAGAGGGGCAAGGCCTCCCTGGAGAGCACAGCAGCCACCCTGGCCCAGAGCCTGGCTGCCCTTGGCGAACAGTTTGACAAGACCTGGAAGAACCTGGAG AGTGAAgttgaagcagaagaaaaaggcaaCAGTGACCAACTCTTGATAGAAGTTGAAGACGAAGTCCaaactgaggaagaggaaactgcTGTGGAGGATACAGAAGGAGGTGCTGAGGACAGAGCGCCGAGAGATGCAGGAGATGAAGCCTCCAAGACCTCAACCAACGTCCCCAACAAGTCCAAGAAGGTAGCCGGTAAGAGTGGAGgatcaggtggaggaggaaaaggaggaggaggaaaaggaggaggaggaggaggaagaggtggcggaagagatggaggagatgacAAGACTGACcccgaggaaaaggaaagtaccGAGGAAAAGgcagtgaagaaaaaggaagaaaaacccgATGCCAGGCGTGACAGGTCGAGGAGGAGCCGAAAgagcgagaaggaggagaagaaggaaaagaaggaggagcagaaggagaagaaggcaaaggagaaggaggagaaggcgaagaagaagaaggataaggagaacaagaagtcgaagaaggagaaagacgagagcaagaagagtaaaaagagcaAGGACAAGGAAGGGTCCAGCCAGAAGAAGGTTGAGGAACAGTCCAGAAAGAGTCCCGAGGAGGATGATAAGAGGTACCACAAGGGACAATACAATAAATACGacaagaagcagcagcagcaccttgacgacgaagatgatgatgttgataccGATGACAGCAAAAGCGACGACGAGGGGAAACTCACGAGGAAACTCCACACGAAGAAACATATTcccgacgatgatgacgatgacgatgatgacgatgatgacaagTACAAGCGAAAGCACCAACAGAAAGTGATTCAAAAGGATAACAAATACGCTGAGgacgatgatgttgatgatgatgatgaagaagacaaaaagaaggggCTGCTGCGACACTGGGAGAAACCGTCGAGGAAAAACTACCGAAGGGAATATCCGGGCCCCAAAAAAGCCTTCATCCGCAGACGGGGTAAGAATTCAACTGTTAACTTtagggatgaggatggggagtgGATGGGGAGGCGGGCAACGGGCAGGGAGGTAAggcggaaggaggagaaaaaggcggACTGGGTATTTGAACGAGCGAAGCACCGTAGTcacaagagggaggaggagcacaagGCAGAGTGGCTGTTTGAGCGCGccagggacaggaaggagaagcGGATCGGAGGTGGAGTAGAGGATCAGAGGGACGGGAAATTGGGGAGTTACGAGAAAAATGGCCACAACAAGCATGAAGGTTACCAGGCTAAGCGACGCTATGTTCGGtttgacgacgatgatgatgatgatgattttgatgaGAAGGATTATGAGTtctaccatcagcaccaccaccatcaccatcaccaccatgaggaaagggggagaagggagcacAAACACCATGAtaataaggggaagagagaatgggttaTCCCGAACTTTAGTGCAACAGGGAAGACCTTCTACCATTAG